The genomic stretch CTAGGAAGCTTGTTTGTACAAGCATCTCCTTCCATGTATATGTGAGAGAATGTGTTAACTTGTTATAATCTAGCCATCTAGATTTAATATGCCAAAGGACTAAGTTATGATTAGAGAAAGCTTGAGCTACAAGCAACGTGTCAGACTCGAGCTAAAAGTGATTCCAATTGTTGGCCAACACTACCCCAATGAATTTTGAGCGAAGAGCATTCCCAATGCCAATGTAACTAGATAAACATCCTAAATGCTCACTGTTTGAATTTCTAAATATGCTCACACATGTAAAGGATGCAAGATTTTCCATAGCCATGCCATCCAAATTCCCTTTGATCCTAGTGGAGAAGGCAGACACAATACATCAATAAAATATGGAGGATTAAATGGGTGAATCTTTATGAATAGACATTGAGGGTAGAAAATTCAAACATtgaagtgtttgaattcttgggaTAAGTGCTAACAGAAATGTTGTAGAATGTGGTTTTGATGCAAGATTTCCAACTGATCTTAGTGTCATTAAATCTTGACAAATTTATGACATTCCAAATACCATCGATTGTGTAAATATGGTTACAACTACCACTATTTTACAGTTTCTATACCAAGGTTGATTAATATTTTCCAACAGCTATCACAGGATGAGATTTGCCTATTATTGTTAAGGATGAAAGCTAACCAGAACCATAAATGTGTAGCAAAATCATAGTAAAAAAGAAGATGATGTGAAGTTTCACTTTGTTTGAAACAAAGCTTTCAAATTGAAGGAGTTTAGTACCCTCTAACAGTAATATTTTCATAAGTATATTGGCTACCTTCGCAGAAAGTGTGAgtggtttttcattgataattctCACATAACATATCTTTAATGTCttgaatcaaaataacttatTTGTGATACTTGTTGGTGGGAGACTCGATAAGGTTGATATAATGGGATGAATTTGTGCAAAAAACATACTAATTTAATTTCAAGTCCTCTAAAATGGAAAAGTCCTCATGCTTCGGGGAGCCATTTATTTCTCATATATTAAGATGAAATGGACATGAGAGCCGAGAAAGCTAGTGTTGATCCTTCAAACTTATTAAAAGTTTATTTTACAATAGGCTATACGAGTttccatttttttcaataatGAAATTGAATTAATTTCTCTTGACTCCACCTTCTTATTGGTGCAAGTTCTAAAGATCATTGGTTTTATGATAGAACTTAAAACTTATAACTTGTATCATGttaattatttataacaaatgacttttttattatatttttttcaatataataaaattattagaataattaactttttaatggattattaagtgtgacttaattATGAAACaccattaaatttaaaaatatcattCTAAAGGTATTTGTAATTAAGTTTTACTGTTAAATAGGACAACAATAATGCGAAGATGCTATTATGTGAGTAGATTGATGACTATATCTCATAAATCATGAATATGAGAATACATATAGATATTAtgagtaatatttataattaGATTGATCCACCATGATAATACTACTTAATGTATTATGTAAGTTTTATAAGTTATTCTCACAATGATAATGGCATATGCCACCATTTGACATGAAACAATTATGGTCCCTATATAAGGAGTTATCACTTTAGTATTATGAAATGTTATCTGCAATCAAAAAATTAGAAAGTGGGTTAACTTGGTACTCAATGAGTCGTGTGGAaggacatgagtgacctagattAGATTTCCCCCTTTAACCTACGAGGGAGTGATAAATTCGAGATCCTTGAACAAGTATGACTATACGATCATGCTGAAATAAGTCAATATGAGATATTGAATTCATTTATTGTTACTGAGTATATCAAGTATCGTGGAATATATTATTGGCCTATATAAGGGTGACACAAACTATATCTTGTATTAAATATAGATATAAGGGCGAAAGAGTAATTGTACATGTGATCATTATCACATAAAGGTTATTGTCATATCACATGACATTCTCGTAATTTGGACACCAGTGATGTGTTGCTAGACACCGCTCTCTATTTGTAATATTAAATAAGTGATTTAATATTATTGTCAACGTTACTAGAACCTACAAGTCACACACATTAGAACACATAAATGAGATATTAGATAAATGAATAAGACTGACTTATGATTCGGTGGTGCATTCTTACGATGTACTAGGACGAATTAGAAAAATATGATACACTATAAGCTACAACACACATAAGTGATTCTATAAACATAAATCTTATACTAAAGTAATAGTCATTCATTCACGTATTCTCAAAACCCTGACTGCATTTGGATTCTGAGTTCGTGATCTCTCTAAACCTTTCCTTAGTTCATAACTAGCAATGTAGGAGGAAAACTTCCTCATTGCTAATTTTTAGTATGTGGACTAGGTAGAAGTGAAGTTGTTTGTGTTGTGTTTGCGATCAATCTGTTTTGAGGATTAAAGATTCTCCACTATAAGAGGTAATTAACTAATCTATGAATCTTGATGATTTACATAGATCCATCACAagagatttttattttattttatcttatgtGTTTATCGGGATTTCGGTTCACTTCGAGAATAGAAAAACCCCAAATATTTGTCTAGAGTGCATTTTATATGAATGCTTAAGATGTCTATGAGATGATGGATTTTGATCCACAAAATGATAGAtgagaaaaatacacaagaaTTTGCAAGGTTGATATTTAGATATGAGGCAcaactaaattaataaaaaaaggtgGTGTACGTGTGTGTGGCCTTATGGTGAAGGCTTGGGGCTTGAGAGTGCGCTCCTCTCGAGATTTCATGTTAGAATCTTGCTAGGTAcaaatttcttataaaaaaaattgatcaaaAAGGTTGACAATATACTTGAATTTGGCGTTTTTGGTTTTGACAAACAAAAGAGTGTTGTAAcatccttctaaaccccgcggcaattaatagaataatcagagtaaaaacataaacacaagggtgccacaattatttaaaacaaataaaccaactaTAGTCTGAAGTCATGCCTTAATAGGAACGTTCACCAAAATAAcattattatgtttatcacagcagaATAATAAAACATCTTTCAAAACGGTTCCAACGGAACATAATCCAAACAACCAAATAGAGTATAACAAAATTAAACTCCAAGTCtagtgttcccagtgttacaagatcagagcatgaccgacacgacccaacataaacggataaactctacgagtcatcctcaccgagcactaaagccgctactcctcaatctgtaaatgtcaacaagtaagggtgagtctcattcacaattaatcaatgttatgcattcataagcaacaaaacatcataatatatcattcacctaaTTCGTCatatattctcaattatcaatCATAACAATTTcaacaccaaacataacactgaaatcaattcaatcatgttatgacaaggatgcatatgaccaactgacactatgcatgtgataccaataaaccgtggaattaatccacctgaccgatctaaacctcatcgagatacggccctaccgacacaaattccacacaatgggaattatgtccaccgttgatccaaacatcaccggaatccatcaccgaatgcatatgaatgaatgtacacatataacatacttaaaacatcaccgaatccgatgcaccgcatcgtctcaccattttcatcaccgataAAGTATGCACATGTttgcacaatcattcaattatttacACATTCATCATGATAGCCATAACAATAACCACAATTCATCTATCATCACACCGAAACATTGCCATATtcacacaatcacacatatgcacaatatttcatttcccaaagcaattaaatcaatttttttaaaatttagtcgGGCCACTTcccatctcaccaattcatcatataaaatgtTTAGTTTGCTTTACAActcccaaaacggcactaagaacggatatatggatcaaaagttatgatttttcaaagatCAGGAAATTTCtgcacagcagggtccgctcaacGACCCACCAGCGGCCTGTGGCAgtagcgaactacgttgggacctctgcttagcggactagctccgcttagcgatcccttttatttttttgaaaaacgaacaacatccgcttagcgagccagggGCCGCTTAGCAGACGTGCGATTCTACAGATTCTCAGGTCTGTGACAGACTTGCGATTTCACACATCCACCACTACAAACcgtttctaaacatcatttacaggtataaaatcatcacaaacatcatcatacatcatcaaacatcaataaaaTACATTTATCAATCAACAATTCATGCAATCTCATCAATTTCCctaaacctaacaatcccaatcccaatatactcaatcgaatcgaatcatatcTTAATCCATTCTATCACCTATAatcgcataatagaaattaaccggaagagtccccctacCTTGGTTAAAGATTCTTGAAACTCTTCTTCTTCCcttctcctctttcacgtattttttctttctcatacatTTTTGCTCCTTTTTGCTTATActtttctctttttcacaattacTCTATgttatgaaaaatagaatataactttagtaaaaggcctaaccatcaCACCTCCTTTTTACTAACCACATCAAGCCCAATTATTTCATTCACAATTTCTCAATAATcccattaatttaattaattccaataatcaacttaaatcttaattaaattaatttatgaaattatggggtgttacaagcaTCATCTCCAAACATGAGACATGTGAGGCGAGGACTATTTCTAGAGATGCATATAGGTTTCTAATAGGCACTTCGTTCAACATCTGATATGGTAATAGAGAGTTTTTACATCCAGATGATGAAAAGGTAGAGAGAACGGGTACCTTTTGCGAAGGTCATGAGAAGACTTGAAAGATGTCTTTTTTCATATAATTAACAAGGATGAGAAAGTGAACGATGCATGATAAACTAGATataatcaaagaaattcaaagttcggAAGTCAGGATTTTAGGAGATCTTAATCAACATGATCAAATATCTTCTTCAAATCAAGTATGATATCAACATCTCTATTTTTCTTCATTAACTTCCGCATAAAATAGATAACTCATtgcaaaataataatattatcagATAAGCTAAAAAAACAACTTTAGTAAGGACCAATGAAAAAATCAACTAAAGGTAAAAGACAAATAACAAATACTTTCTTAATGATGAGAGATCAAACCTTGACGGTCAAAAGTAAAGACAATTAACAAATATACCAAAAATCGTTAAGGACCGAGGGACTCACCTTGATCAGAATAATCGATTTTAAACCTTGAAATTAaactattaaaataaacaaaaataaatatatttaagtaGATATaactttactttaaaaaaaaattaattaaattaaattcattttgataaaaaaataaataaaggtgtGGGACATGTGTGTAAATTCCTGGACCTAGAGGAACATGTCTGAAGCGTAAGCTGTGAGTTAGTACAACAAACAGTCGTTGAATCGGAAGGGACTACACAAGAAGACACAGACAGCACAGCACAATCATGGCATCCTCTGATCCCAACAAGTTGTTAACCAAAGCTGATAAACTGTATGTATATTCATCTTCTCTTTCATTTCTCTATTTTATCATTATCCTCATCCAGATCGTGTTTCAACCTCAGATTCCACCCACCAATTCTAGTTACAGTAACGATTTTGATTCTAATGTGATCCAATTTCAATCCAACAATCAATTTTATgagtatattatttgatatcatGTAATTTGATCTCAAACATGTTGAACTGTTGTGTGtggttatgtttttttttatataaaaccttAAAAGTTGTGTTTTTTTTGTCTCTTTTTCAGAACAAAACTCAGTCTCACTAGGTGGAGTGCTGATTGGAAGACTGCTACTGGTCTTTATGAGCAGGCTGGTAACTATTACTTTCTCCGTTTCTAAACGACTGtcgttttattaaataaaatttgtttatgtAGAAATGATTGTTATTTTTTCAATTGTGTCATTTAATTATTACTCTGTACGCTACTTCCAACGCATTAGTAAGGTTAATTTAGGAAAAATGTAATGTTTTATgataatattattgcattatttaATCTGTGCGCGAAAATGTTATACGACAATCATTTTAAAACAGAGGGAGTATTATTGAACCATTTCTATTCTTTGTGCAAGCATTCTTGTTGATTGCGGATCACGCGAAATAGCTGTTTGTTCGAATTCTGCTAAATTATAGCACTATTTGATAATTATAACATTGTGGAAAGCATGTCTAACTTAACTTTTTTTAAGGAGAATATTGCGTGTTGATGATAAATCTAATGAACTCTTTTTGGTCTGGTGTAGCTATTGGGTTTAGAGCTTCCAAGAATCATGAGAAAGCCAAGTTGGCTTTTGAGAAAGCTTCGCAAGGACAAGAGATGCTTTCTTCGTATCCttatatttttctttgattttgtttatgttgttgtctccttcatcttcttccgtTATTAATGGTAAAACTTTTCTTGGTCCTCTATGATGTTATCGGATTCACATTGTTAAACTGTTGCCTTTTGTTTGTCCTTGACGAGTTAACCAGACCTTGGGATGCAGCTAAGCTCATGGAATCTGCTGCTGCTCTGGCCAAGGAACTGAGCAACTGGAGAGAAGTTGGAGACTTCTATCAAAAGGCATCTCAGTTGTACATGGAGTGCGGTAGACCACAACCTGCATCGGACGCTCTTGCAAAGGGAGCTCGGTAATTGTAATGTTTACCCTCTCGTTTTGCAGTTAAAAGTATGATAATTGTGATATGTTGAAGTAGAGTAATCAACTAAACATTAGCATATGTTAAATCTCTATCTTTTATCATCACCATCCATTTGTCATAGTACTTTTCCCTCTATGCAGTGCTTTGGAAGATACCTTGCCTGAAGAAGCTATTCAGTTATATACAGATGCTTGTACAATTCTGGAAGACGATGATAAGGATCAGATGGCGTTTGATCTATACCGTGCTGTAACTAGTGTTTATATAAAACTTGAGAAGTAAGTACTATAAAAGTTAAGACTGTTTACATTCTTATGGTTTGTAGAGTATGAAGCATAACCTATCTTCGTGCACTGTATCTAACGCTAAAGGTAGCGTGTGATAAATAGGTTAAAACAGATGATACGTGTGTTCTGTTCTATATTTGGTGTTACTAAAAATTCAACGGAATGGAACGTAAGTAATTGTATATTGACCGAAATATTTGTCTTGGGCATGGTTTTGATACACAGATATACAGATGCCGCATCTTCCCTGTTGAGATTGGGCTTGGCAGCTGACAAATGCAATGCTACCAATAGTCAATCCAAGGTTtggaataatatataattttttttctgtaTTCTGTAGGGCTGCCAAACTTGTGAATTCGACTAGAATCCATATTGTTTATACGCATTTTTCGTTTGTGTAACCTCTCCAAGATAGTCCTTTCACAAATCCAAGACTAAAGTTTGTGTTACCTATTATTCTTAACACGCGCTACTCACTTATTTTATAAGCATTTTTCTATCGTGCCAAAGTACTAAAACT from Vicia villosa cultivar HV-30 ecotype Madison, WI linkage group LG4, Vvil1.0, whole genome shotgun sequence encodes the following:
- the LOC131599056 gene encoding gamma-soluble NSF attachment protein-like yields the protein MASSDPNKLLTKADKLTKLSLTRWSADWKTATGLYEQAAIGFRASKNHEKAKLAFEKASQGQEMLSSPWDAAKLMESAAALAKELSNWREVGDFYQKASQLYMECGRPQPASDALAKGARALEDTLPEEAIQLYTDACTILEDDDKDQMAFDLYRAVTSVYIKLEKYTDAASSLLRLGLAADKCNATNSQSKAYLSAIIVYLYAHDFQQAEKCYNDCSQIEAFLKSDHNRCASKFLAAYTDGDVDEIKKIAQSSGVNHLDHAIIRLARKLPTGDVSALKTATAEDDEEPLDENDLT